The Corallococcus soli genome has a window encoding:
- a CDS encoding DUF2934 domain-containing protein — MARQNSQKTPQTPAPKSTPERTQDKPAASRSAAPSAPTNEQIARRAFEIYQARGGTHGSSEQDWFQAERELKLGRQ, encoded by the coding sequence ATGGCCCGTCAGAATTCGCAGAAGACGCCGCAGACCCCGGCCCCGAAGTCCACGCCGGAGCGGACCCAGGACAAGCCGGCCGCGAGCAGGAGCGCGGCTCCGAGCGCTCCCACGAACGAGCAGATCGCCCGGCGGGCCTTTGAAATCTACCAGGCCCGGGGCGGCACCCACGGCAGCTCCGAACAGGACTGGTTCCAGGCCGAGCGCGAGCTGAAGCTCGGCCGTCAGTAG
- the mutY gene encoding A/G-specific adenine glycosylase, translated as MSPRKRTATGAIPPPVSPERLASLRGPLLSWYDRNKRDLPWRRTRDPYAIWLSEVMLQQTQVSTVIPYWERFLARFPTVKALAAAPLDDVLSGWKGLGYYTRARNLHRAAQEVVERFGGKFPPTAEQLITLPGFGRYTAGAVASIAFGEPAPIVDGNVARVLSRLFEVEGLPGDRDREATLWTLAAALAAGERPGDFNQAMMEHGAATCRPESPLCLLCPVRDGCLAYRKGRVHELPPAKVRAAPRKLFLALAVWPHAGTLLFARRADKGLFGGLWELPAVEVEEATSEAEALQRLSTTLGAALTLEGSLGSVRRQLTHRDLTLRLLRVSGGPRPTKSPAFQELRWCTPQEAEALGMSTAMQRALDAVPGHGAREDAATVAAAKKQAPGRPRRKVKEG; from the coding sequence ATGAGCCCTCGCAAGCGCACCGCCACCGGGGCAATTCCCCCTCCTGTCTCCCCTGAGCGACTCGCCTCCCTGCGCGGCCCGCTGCTCTCCTGGTACGACCGCAACAAGCGCGACCTGCCCTGGCGCCGCACCCGCGACCCGTACGCCATCTGGCTCAGCGAGGTCATGCTCCAGCAGACCCAGGTGTCCACGGTCATCCCGTACTGGGAGCGGTTCCTCGCGCGCTTTCCCACGGTGAAGGCCCTGGCCGCGGCGCCCCTGGACGACGTGCTCTCCGGCTGGAAGGGCCTGGGCTACTACACGCGCGCGCGCAACCTGCACCGCGCCGCCCAGGAGGTGGTGGAGCGCTTCGGCGGGAAGTTCCCCCCCACGGCGGAGCAGCTCATCACCCTGCCCGGCTTCGGCCGCTACACCGCCGGGGCCGTGGCCTCCATCGCGTTCGGGGAGCCCGCCCCCATCGTGGATGGCAACGTCGCCCGCGTGCTGTCGCGCCTGTTCGAGGTGGAGGGCCTGCCCGGGGACCGCGACCGTGAAGCCACGCTGTGGACGCTGGCCGCCGCGCTGGCGGCAGGGGAGCGGCCCGGGGACTTCAACCAGGCGATGATGGAGCACGGCGCCGCGACGTGCCGGCCGGAGTCCCCGCTGTGCCTGCTGTGCCCCGTGCGCGACGGGTGCCTCGCGTACCGCAAGGGCCGCGTGCATGAGCTGCCCCCGGCCAAGGTGCGCGCCGCGCCCCGCAAGCTGTTCCTGGCGCTGGCCGTGTGGCCGCACGCGGGCACCCTCCTCTTCGCGCGGCGCGCGGACAAGGGGCTCTTCGGCGGCCTGTGGGAGCTGCCCGCCGTGGAGGTGGAGGAGGCGACGTCGGAGGCGGAGGCCCTCCAGCGCCTGTCCACGACGCTGGGCGCGGCGCTCACGCTGGAGGGCTCGCTGGGCAGCGTGCGCCGGCAGCTCACCCACCGCGACCTCACGCTGCGCCTGCTGCGCGTGTCCGGCGGCCCCCGCCCCACGAAGTCCCCCGCGTTCCAGGAGCTGCGCTGGTGCACGCCCCAGGAGGCGGAAGCGCTGGGCATGAGCACCGCCATGCAGCGCGCGCTCGACGCGGTGCCGGGCCATGGCGCGCGGGAGGACGCCGCGACCGTGGCGGCCGCGAAGAAGCAGGCCCCGGGACGCCCCCGCAGGAAGGTGAAGGAGGGCTGA
- a CDS encoding PD-(D/E)XK nuclease family protein gives MARPPLHNDFSWSKSRHEKFSECLRAYYLYYYRSWGGWEADAARDVRELYVLKKLSNRYTWAGSIVHEALKDVLLDWRAGRDVDPKAVEARAHKLMQDDFRHSRSKGYWTQKYRKPFTGLAEHEYAEEVPNEAWKQNFETVRSALAWFFQSRWPGIARGLKQPQWLEVDAGFDFAHFTHEGVKVFAIPDFAYVDDAGSVVVVDWKTGRSREGYDEQVLGYALYISQRYRYPLEKVRASLVYLNEGLEHDVAVDPSAMETFHQHFAKSVAGMRALLADPAANTPKGAEAFPQTDNLNACARCVFRRPCGREAAVAEVRPRVA, from the coding sequence ATGGCCCGCCCTCCCCTCCACAACGACTTCTCCTGGTCCAAGAGCCGCCACGAGAAGTTCTCCGAGTGCCTCCGGGCCTACTACCTCTACTACTACCGCTCCTGGGGCGGCTGGGAGGCGGACGCCGCGCGCGACGTGCGCGAGCTGTACGTGCTCAAGAAGCTGTCCAACCGCTACACCTGGGCGGGCAGCATCGTGCACGAGGCGCTCAAGGACGTGCTGCTGGACTGGCGCGCCGGCCGCGACGTGGACCCCAAGGCGGTGGAGGCCCGCGCGCACAAGCTGATGCAGGACGACTTCCGGCACTCGCGCTCCAAGGGCTACTGGACGCAGAAGTACCGCAAGCCCTTCACTGGCCTGGCGGAGCACGAGTACGCGGAGGAGGTGCCCAACGAGGCCTGGAAGCAGAACTTCGAGACGGTGCGCTCGGCGCTCGCGTGGTTCTTCCAGTCGCGCTGGCCCGGCATCGCCAGGGGACTCAAGCAGCCGCAGTGGCTGGAGGTGGACGCGGGCTTCGACTTCGCGCACTTCACCCACGAGGGCGTGAAGGTCTTCGCCATCCCCGACTTCGCCTACGTGGACGACGCCGGCTCCGTCGTGGTGGTGGACTGGAAGACGGGCCGCTCGCGCGAGGGCTACGACGAGCAGGTGCTGGGCTACGCGCTCTACATCTCCCAGCGCTACCGCTACCCGCTGGAGAAGGTGCGCGCGTCGCTGGTGTACCTGAACGAGGGCCTGGAGCACGACGTGGCGGTGGACCCCTCCGCCATGGAGACGTTCCACCAGCACTTCGCGAAGAGCGTGGCGGGGATGCGCGCGCTGCTCGCGGATCCGGCCGCCAACACGCCGAAGGGGGCGGAGGCCTTCCCCCAGACGGACAACCTCAACGCCTGCGCGCGCTGCGTCTTCCGCCGCCCGTGTGGCCGCGAGGCGGCGGTGGCGGAAGTCCGCCCCCGCGTGGCCTGA
- a CDS encoding tRNA threonylcarbamoyladenosine dehydratase, with amino-acid sequence MNPQPVPTAAAEAEALPAAPTAAPNAVAEPSLAKPFKLSRRFDRTARLLGDSAMERLANAHVVVFGLGGVGSFTAEGLVRSGVGRLTLVDHDDVCVTNTNRQLHATVKAVGKSKAELMAQRCQEINPQAKVEALREFYREELAETLLPAGRYDFVVDAIDNVKAKLHLLHRCVTLGVPVVSSMGAAGRLDPTAIRVEDLCETHMDPFAKDIRKLLKRKYGVETERHTGITAVYSIETRRQPVALNYDDATDGFLCVCPQDNEFHTCDHRTQIDGSVAFVTSAFGMNAAGVVVRRLAATR; translated from the coding sequence ATGAACCCGCAGCCCGTCCCCACCGCCGCCGCCGAAGCCGAGGCGCTCCCCGCCGCCCCCACGGCCGCCCCGAACGCCGTCGCCGAGCCGTCGCTCGCGAAGCCCTTCAAGCTGTCGCGGCGCTTCGACCGGACGGCGCGCCTCTTGGGCGACAGCGCCATGGAGCGGCTGGCCAACGCGCACGTCGTGGTGTTCGGCCTGGGCGGCGTGGGCAGCTTCACCGCGGAGGGCCTGGTGCGCAGCGGCGTGGGCCGGCTGACGCTGGTGGACCACGACGACGTCTGCGTCACCAACACCAACCGCCAGCTGCACGCGACGGTGAAGGCGGTGGGCAAGTCCAAGGCGGAGCTGATGGCGCAGCGCTGCCAGGAGATCAACCCGCAGGCGAAGGTGGAGGCCCTGCGCGAGTTCTACCGCGAGGAGCTGGCGGAGACGCTGCTGCCCGCGGGCCGCTACGACTTCGTGGTGGACGCCATCGACAACGTGAAGGCGAAGCTGCACCTGTTGCACCGGTGCGTGACGCTGGGCGTGCCGGTGGTCAGCTCCATGGGCGCGGCGGGCCGCCTGGACCCCACGGCCATCCGCGTGGAGGACCTGTGCGAGACGCACATGGACCCCTTCGCCAAGGACATCCGCAAGCTGCTCAAGCGCAAGTACGGCGTGGAGACGGAGCGCCACACCGGCATCACCGCCGTGTACTCCATTGAGACGCGGCGCCAGCCCGTGGCCCTCAACTACGACGACGCCACGGACGGCTTCCTGTGCGTCTGCCCGCAGGACAACGAGTTCCACACCTGCGACCACCGCACGCAGATTGACGGCAGCGTGGCGTTCGTCACCTCCGCGTTCGGCATGAACGCCGCGGGCGTGGTGGTGCGCCGGCTGGCGGCGACGCGGTAG
- a CDS encoding TatD family hydrolase, whose product MIDTHCHLDAARFNPDRPDVVARAWAAGLHGILIPAVGPETWEPLLELPRQDARIQVGLGIHPQFLPDLPPEDDGMHLERLDALLARGGAVAVGECGLDGPSVTGAPLERQVAVLRGHLALARKHGLPVLMHCHRLHPALIDLLKTEAWPEAGILMHSYSGGAELARFYIQKGCHFSFAGPVTWAEARKPLDALRVIPPERLVAETDAPDQAPTPFRGQRSEPGYLPHVLAGMAHVLGEPVDVLAQRTTENARRLFREAFPPPSL is encoded by the coding sequence ATGATCGACACGCACTGCCATCTGGACGCAGCTCGCTTCAATCCGGACCGCCCGGACGTCGTCGCGCGGGCCTGGGCCGCGGGCCTGCACGGCATCCTCATCCCCGCCGTGGGACCGGAGACCTGGGAGCCCCTGCTCGAACTTCCCCGGCAGGACGCGCGCATCCAGGTGGGCCTGGGCATCCACCCCCAGTTCCTGCCAGACCTGCCGCCGGAGGACGACGGCATGCACCTGGAGCGGCTGGACGCGCTGCTCGCGCGGGGCGGCGCGGTGGCGGTGGGCGAGTGCGGCCTGGACGGCCCCTCCGTCACCGGGGCCCCGCTGGAGCGCCAGGTGGCCGTGCTGCGCGGACACCTGGCCCTGGCGCGCAAGCACGGGCTGCCGGTGCTGATGCACTGCCACCGGCTGCACCCCGCGCTCATCGACCTGCTGAAGACGGAGGCCTGGCCGGAGGCGGGCATCCTCATGCACAGCTACAGCGGCGGCGCGGAGCTGGCGCGCTTCTACATCCAGAAGGGCTGCCACTTCTCCTTCGCCGGCCCCGTCACCTGGGCGGAGGCGCGCAAGCCGCTGGATGCCCTGCGCGTGATTCCCCCGGAGCGGCTGGTGGCGGAGACGGACGCGCCGGACCAGGCCCCCACGCCCTTTCGCGGCCAGCGCTCCGAGCCGGGCTACCTGCCCCACGTCCTCGCGGGCATGGCCCACGTCCTGGGGGAGCCCGTGGACGTGCTCGCCCAGCGGACGACCGAGAACGCCCGGCGCCTGTTCCGGGAAGCTTTCCCGCCCCCTTCGCTGTAG
- a CDS encoding TolB family protein codes for MTKRVVWGALFGALTMLATGCGDECVDQFDCRDKGTPPEGQVYICNADNKCELRTLTPEPEVDAGTEEDAGTEVDAGTDAGTEVDAGTDAGTEVDAGTDAGMGMTVAKGGACTATTECMAGLFCEAATCQALHVAMTGADGGTRAIVARFDTPGMTSLSEDAVDSAYPRFGPGGTQVAFVQGAVTAAAGELAVRALPLAAGAPTVLTTGAAAGNARIRYMEWEPGNAIAWVRGSSGISTITTAQGAAPTQATANGTFPDFGPNGVDYAYSAAGAGISVSTNNAPPAPLAGSPTSAEQPHYNRVTSQLLFLANPDGKTVNFGAEATPILKLYSLPVTGGGTLQTLADATSEPVTGGTLESYIANPNWAPDGSWVAYVRAYYQLIGTAATLCGNVSATECGTTPGNVLFLQRVNTTTGAPEGAAVSFENEATLPSFSPDGQYLAYVKGGQLTVQKLDPVAGTKVDPAIVHPKDTYTVLTNEGDDHRPRWQPR; via the coding sequence ATGACCAAGCGAGTGGTGTGGGGCGCGCTTTTCGGAGCGCTGACGATGTTGGCCACGGGTTGCGGTGACGAGTGCGTCGACCAGTTCGACTGCCGCGACAAGGGGACTCCCCCCGAGGGACAGGTGTACATCTGCAACGCGGACAACAAGTGCGAGCTGCGCACGCTGACCCCCGAGCCCGAAGTGGACGCGGGCACGGAGGAGGATGCCGGCACGGAGGTGGATGCCGGTACGGACGCGGGCACGGAGGTCGACGCCGGTACGGACGCGGGCACGGAGGTCGACGCCGGCACCGACGCGGGCATGGGCATGACGGTGGCCAAGGGCGGCGCGTGCACCGCGACCACCGAGTGCATGGCGGGCCTGTTCTGCGAGGCCGCCACCTGCCAGGCGCTGCACGTCGCCATGACGGGCGCGGACGGCGGCACCCGGGCCATCGTGGCCCGCTTCGACACGCCGGGGATGACGTCCCTCAGCGAGGACGCCGTGGACAGCGCCTACCCGCGCTTCGGCCCGGGCGGCACGCAGGTGGCCTTCGTGCAGGGCGCCGTCACCGCCGCCGCCGGTGAGCTCGCGGTGCGCGCCTTGCCGCTCGCGGCCGGGGCGCCCACCGTGCTGACGACGGGCGCGGCCGCTGGCAACGCGCGCATCCGCTACATGGAGTGGGAGCCCGGCAACGCGATTGCCTGGGTGCGCGGCTCGTCCGGCATCTCCACCATCACCACCGCCCAGGGCGCCGCGCCCACGCAGGCCACGGCGAACGGCACCTTCCCGGACTTCGGCCCGAACGGCGTCGACTACGCGTACAGCGCCGCGGGCGCGGGCATCTCCGTCTCCACCAACAACGCCCCGCCGGCCCCGCTGGCCGGGTCGCCCACGTCCGCGGAGCAGCCGCACTACAACCGCGTCACCTCGCAGCTGCTGTTCCTGGCCAACCCGGACGGCAAGACGGTGAACTTCGGCGCGGAGGCCACCCCCATCCTCAAGCTGTACTCGCTGCCCGTGACGGGCGGCGGCACCCTGCAGACGCTGGCGGACGCCACCAGCGAGCCCGTCACCGGCGGAACCCTGGAGTCCTACATCGCGAACCCGAACTGGGCGCCGGACGGCAGCTGGGTGGCGTACGTGCGCGCCTACTACCAGCTCATCGGCACCGCGGCCACGCTCTGCGGCAACGTGTCCGCGACGGAGTGCGGGACCACCCCGGGCAACGTCCTCTTCCTCCAGCGCGTGAACACCACCACGGGCGCGCCGGAGGGCGCGGCGGTGTCCTTCGAGAACGAGGCCACGCTGCCGTCGTTCTCTCCGGACGGTCAGTACCTGGCCTACGTGAAGGGCGGCCAGCTCACGGTGCAGAAGCTGGATCCCGTCGCGGGCACGAAGGTCGACCCGGCCATCGTCCACCCGAAGGACACGTACACGGTGCTGACGAACGAGGGCGACGACCACCGCCCGCGCTGGCAGCCCCGGTAG
- a CDS encoding Maf family protein has product MKNPGPPGDLYLASTSSARKALMDGLGLPYRTEAPGVDEHVPAHLSALEAVAMLAARKARAVQERHPDAWVLGADQLVEVEGRTLGKPRDRDAARTQLQGLLGHTHAIHTGVCLVGPGGHVAEAVESTRLTFFPLPAEELERYLDTGEWEGCAGSYRVEGQGQALLEKLEGDRTNVQGLPMLSVVRLLRRAGFVFFTRP; this is encoded by the coding sequence ATGAAAAACCCTGGCCCCCCTGGCGACCTCTACCTGGCGTCCACCTCCAGCGCGCGCAAGGCGCTGATGGACGGGCTGGGCCTGCCCTACCGCACCGAGGCCCCGGGCGTGGATGAGCACGTCCCCGCCCACCTGTCCGCCCTGGAGGCCGTGGCGATGCTCGCGGCGCGCAAGGCCCGCGCGGTGCAGGAGCGCCACCCGGACGCCTGGGTCCTGGGGGCGGATCAGCTCGTGGAGGTGGAGGGCCGGACGCTGGGCAAGCCCCGGGACCGGGACGCCGCGCGCACGCAGCTCCAGGGCCTGCTGGGCCACACCCACGCCATCCACACCGGCGTGTGCCTGGTGGGCCCGGGGGGGCATGTGGCGGAGGCGGTGGAGAGCACGCGCCTCACGTTCTTCCCCCTGCCCGCCGAGGAGCTGGAGCGCTACCTGGACACCGGCGAGTGGGAGGGCTGCGCGGGCAGCTACCGCGTGGAGGGCCAGGGGCAGGCGCTGCTCGAGAAGCTGGAGGGGGACCGCACCAACGTGCAGGGGCTGCCCATGCTGTCGGTGGTGCGGCTGTTGCGGCGGGCGGGCTTCGTGTTCTTCACCCGCCCGTAG
- a CDS encoding metallopeptidase family protein — protein MSRRGLLAVCLLLASCKRPSPAAADAGTDAGAHVSVSADAGPLAAGGVDAGAAGDSGLEASVTPPDDGEAEVHPLAVCDARGDAPLDAARRYYDASRYAEALSCAAQAAALEPDLAAAHAERGAALASLHREPEAQLAFARALAIDPGDPDALLGAAHLYAVQLPSSRERDELGALYAERGLSQPSTPPELVPSLALVAAMAFNDLGQADQALERAAIVLAREPGNVEAKYEKALALFELCRFREAKTAFASLLADKARAAYVHQHLGLLLEREGRWKQAQEHFDRARTLDPQDFPPPPLPTPEEFRAQVTRALADLPEDMRKDLEGVPVATEEIPSEDDLLANQPPLSPTILGLFRGPSLGEPCDGTETPCRSVALYRRNLARAVRTPEELREQIRVTLLHEIGHLRGEDDEELAARGLE, from the coding sequence ATGTCGCGGCGCGGTCTGCTCGCTGTCTGTCTCCTGCTCGCCTCCTGCAAACGTCCCTCTCCGGCCGCCGCCGACGCGGGCACGGATGCGGGTGCGCACGTCTCCGTGAGCGCCGACGCGGGGCCGCTCGCGGCGGGAGGCGTGGACGCGGGCGCGGCGGGCGACTCCGGCCTTGAGGCCTCCGTGACGCCGCCGGACGACGGCGAGGCGGAGGTGCACCCGCTGGCGGTGTGCGACGCGCGGGGCGATGCCCCCCTGGACGCGGCCCGCCGCTACTACGACGCGTCCCGCTACGCGGAGGCGCTCTCCTGCGCCGCGCAGGCCGCCGCGCTGGAGCCGGACCTGGCCGCCGCCCACGCCGAGCGCGGCGCCGCGCTGGCCTCCCTCCACCGCGAGCCGGAGGCGCAGCTCGCCTTCGCCCGCGCGCTGGCAATCGACCCGGGGGACCCGGACGCGCTCCTGGGTGCCGCGCACCTGTACGCCGTGCAGCTGCCCTCCTCGCGTGAGCGGGACGAACTGGGCGCCCTCTACGCCGAGCGCGGCCTGTCCCAGCCCTCCACCCCCCCGGAGCTCGTCCCGTCCCTGGCCCTGGTGGCGGCCATGGCCTTCAACGACCTGGGGCAGGCGGACCAGGCGCTGGAGCGCGCGGCCATCGTGCTGGCGCGCGAGCCGGGCAACGTGGAGGCGAAGTACGAGAAGGCCCTGGCCCTCTTCGAGCTGTGCCGCTTCCGCGAGGCGAAGACGGCCTTCGCGTCGCTCCTGGCGGACAAGGCGCGCGCCGCGTACGTGCACCAGCACCTGGGGCTGCTCCTGGAGCGCGAGGGGCGCTGGAAGCAGGCGCAGGAGCACTTCGACCGGGCCCGCACGCTGGATCCCCAGGACTTCCCCCCGCCGCCCCTGCCGACGCCGGAGGAGTTCCGGGCCCAGGTGACGCGCGCGCTGGCGGACCTGCCGGAGGACATGCGCAAGGACCTGGAGGGCGTGCCGGTGGCCACCGAGGAGATTCCCTCGGAGGACGACCTGCTGGCCAACCAGCCGCCCCTGTCGCCCACCATCCTGGGCCTGTTCCGGGGGCCCTCCCTGGGCGAGCCCTGCGACGGAACGGAGACGCCGTGCCGCTCCGTGGCCCTCTACCGGCGCAACCTGGCCCGGGCGGTGCGCACTCCCGAGGAGCTGCGCGAACAGATTCGCGTGACACTGCTGCATGAAATCGGGCATCTGCGAGGGGAGGACGACGAGGAACTGGCCGCACGCGGCCTGGAGTGA
- a CDS encoding class I SAM-dependent rRNA methyltransferase — translation MPSLPTARVSLKGAKTLRRGSPWLYRTELMEPPVTDTPGAVVAVVDPQGNPIGQALYARRSPLAIRLLTRKSPAEEKVDDAFFIRRVEAALARRGVLPGRDGLRLVHGEADLLPGFFVDRYGPGLTIQTLSEGMDARKEMLARALVKLTGATHVVCRDDASGRDFESLPREVRLLHGEGDARFGYHEGDNRFEVDLTGDMKTGAFLDQVDNHLRAGELGRGDALDCFSYHGGFALALAKHCTSVLAVEQDAKAAARAQANAEANGRANVKVENGNAFDVLRRFDQEGRRFDTIVLDPPGLAKRREGLATALRAYHELNLRALRCLKPDGLLVTCSCSGKLDREGFESMVLDAAADAKRPVQILERRGAGLDHPVLAGLAETEYLKALYVRAL, via the coding sequence ATGCCTTCCCTTCCCACTGCCCGTGTCAGCCTGAAGGGCGCCAAGACGCTGCGTCGAGGCTCCCCCTGGCTGTACCGCACGGAGCTGATGGAGCCCCCCGTCACCGACACGCCGGGCGCGGTGGTCGCGGTGGTGGACCCCCAGGGCAACCCCATCGGGCAGGCGCTCTACGCCCGCCGCTCCCCGCTGGCCATCCGCCTGCTCACGCGCAAGAGCCCCGCGGAGGAGAAGGTGGACGACGCCTTCTTCATCCGCCGCGTGGAGGCCGCCCTGGCCCGCCGGGGCGTGCTCCCCGGCCGTGACGGCCTGCGGCTCGTGCATGGTGAAGCGGACCTGCTGCCCGGCTTCTTCGTGGACCGCTACGGCCCGGGCCTCACGATTCAAACGCTCTCCGAGGGCATGGACGCGCGCAAGGAGATGCTCGCCCGCGCGCTGGTGAAGCTGACGGGCGCCACCCACGTGGTGTGCCGCGACGACGCCTCCGGCCGCGACTTCGAGAGCCTGCCGCGCGAGGTGCGCCTGCTGCACGGCGAGGGCGACGCGCGCTTCGGCTACCACGAGGGCGACAACCGCTTCGAGGTCGACCTGACGGGCGACATGAAGACGGGCGCGTTCCTGGACCAGGTGGACAACCACCTGCGCGCGGGCGAGCTGGGCCGGGGGGACGCGCTGGACTGCTTCAGCTACCACGGCGGGTTCGCGCTCGCGCTCGCGAAGCACTGCACGTCGGTGCTCGCGGTGGAGCAGGACGCCAAGGCCGCGGCCCGCGCCCAGGCGAACGCGGAGGCCAACGGACGGGCCAACGTGAAGGTGGAGAACGGCAACGCCTTCGACGTGCTGCGCCGCTTCGACCAGGAGGGCCGCCGCTTCGACACCATCGTCCTGGACCCGCCGGGGCTCGCCAAGCGCCGCGAGGGCCTGGCCACCGCGCTGCGCGCCTACCACGAGCTCAACCTGCGCGCCCTGCGCTGCCTCAAGCCGGACGGCCTCCTGGTGACGTGCTCGTGCTCGGGGAAGCTGGACCGCGAGGGCTTCGAGTCCATGGTGCTGGACGCCGCCGCGGACGCGAAGCGGCCGGTGCAGATTCTGGAGCGCCGGGGCGCCGGGCTGGATCACCCGGTGCTCGCGGGCCTCGCGGAGACGGAGTACCTCAAGGCCCTCTACGTGCGCGCCTTGTAG
- a CDS encoding caib/baif family protein, translating to MAVKEKGSRPQTAQELLEQEKLARLGVSSLGKREFLDQFQKLSKSYAVDPGNPGSYACEGCQRCANCMFCKDCDSCHQCTHCTRCELCTSCSHCVECKNCHACAYCVQSENCSNSAYVVLSKNLQDCNYCFGCVGLSKKDFHILNVGFSRTEYFKVVGRLRKELAIP from the coding sequence GTGGCGGTGAAGGAGAAGGGGTCCCGGCCCCAGACGGCCCAGGAGTTGTTGGAGCAGGAGAAGCTGGCGCGCCTGGGCGTTTCGTCCCTGGGCAAGCGTGAGTTCCTGGACCAGTTCCAGAAGCTGTCCAAGAGCTACGCGGTCGATCCGGGCAACCCCGGCTCCTATGCGTGCGAGGGCTGCCAGCGCTGCGCCAACTGCATGTTCTGCAAGGACTGCGACAGCTGCCACCAGTGCACGCACTGCACGCGCTGCGAGCTGTGCACCAGCTGTTCGCACTGCGTGGAGTGCAAGAACTGCCACGCGTGCGCGTACTGCGTGCAGAGCGAGAACTGCTCCAACAGCGCGTACGTGGTGCTGAGCAAGAACCTGCAGGACTGCAACTACTGCTTCGGCTGCGTGGGCCTGTCCAAGAAGGACTTCCACATCCTCAACGTGGGCTTCTCCCGCACCGAGTACTTCAAGGTCGTGGGCAGGCTGCGCAAGGAGCTGGCCATCCCGTAG